From one Perca fluviatilis chromosome 10, GENO_Pfluv_1.0, whole genome shotgun sequence genomic stretch:
- the LOC120567219 gene encoding protocadherin alpha-3-like has protein sequence MIRQQHREAEWMVCAILLCLSDWSAAQISYSVSEEVDKGTVVGNLAKDLNIHTQQLEERGFRIVSGYSKNYFEANLRTGALVVNDRIDREELCPNLPKCTLNIEGLLSHPMNMYRIEVSIVDINDNAPSFLEQTHVFNISESSSTGERYPLPIAQDADTGSNSVKTYKLNPNEHFSIDVSSGGESASAELVLQKALDREKQHTFKVTLTAVDGGKPARSGTMHIFVNVIDVNDNTPSFSKPLYKVRVSENSPIGTTILKLNATDLDEGSNSDIRFHLMRRGNVDSPEKFIVSPESGEITVKAKLDYEESNAYELRVQATDQGASPRSGYSKVLVEVVDVNDNAPEISITSLMSPVKESAEIGTVVALVTVTDKDGGQNGLTTCQIKDSVPFTLTSNYKNYYSLIVDGLLDREIVSQYNVTITATDEGSPPLSSTAVITVQVSDINDNAPRFPEGNINIYIKENSKVGDIITTTSAQDADTNENAKVTYSLMDTYPKGFPISSVVNINSETGDIVSLQSFNYEELKTFQFKVQATDSGVPPLSSNVTVNVLILDENDNNPTILAPYSEHGSVNSESIPYSAEAGYFVAKIRAVDADSGYNALLSYHLSEPKGNNLFRIGTSTGEIRTKRRMSDNDLKTHPLVVLVSDNGEPSLSATVSIDVVVVESTADIQTQFRHVPIKEESFSDLNLYLLIAIVSVSVIFLLSLISLIAVRCHRTDGSFSRYSAPMITTHPDGSWSYSKSTQQYDVCFSSDTLKSDVVVFPAPFPPVDTELISINGGDTFTRTQTLPSTDKVWFFTEALSVCN, from the coding sequence ATGATTCGTCAACAGCATAGAGAGGCAGAATGGATGGTGTGCGCCATTCTTCTTTGTTTATCTGACTGGTCTGCAGCTCAGATTTCCTACTCTGTTTCCGAGGAGGTGGACAAAGGCACAGTGGTGGGGAACCTCGCAAAGGATTTAAACATTCATACACAACAATTGGAGGAACGGGGATTTCGAATTGTATCGGGATACAGTAAGAACTATTTCGAGGCTAATTTGAGAACAGGAGCTTTGGTTGTTAACGACAGGATAGATCGTGAAGAGCTTTGTCCGAATCTACCTAAGTGTACCTTAAATATAGAGGGACTATTGAGCCATCCTATGAATATGTATCGCATTGAGGTCAGTATTGTGGACATCAATGATAATGCACCATCATTCCTCGAGCAAACCCATGTGTTTAATATCTCCGAGTCTTCTTCGACGGGAGAGAGGTATCCGCTCCCAATAGCTCAGGATGCAGACACCGGCAGTAATTCAGTGAAAACCTACAAGTTAAATCCGAACGAGCATTTCTCTATAGATGTGAGTAGTGGAGGAGAGAGTGCGTCCGCTGAGTTAGTGCTGCAGAAAGCTTTAGACCGAGAGAAACAACACACTTTTAAAGTAACATTAACCGCTGTAGACGGAGGGAAACCTGCAAGGTCTGGCACTAtgcacatttttgtgaatgtgatAGATGTTAATGACAACACGCCTTCGTTTAGCAAGCCGCTTTATAAGGTAAGAGTCAGCGAAAATTCCCCCATAGGTACAACAATATTGAAACTAAATGCAACTGATTTAGATGAAGGGTCAAATTCAGACATCCGATTTCATTTAATGAGAAGAGGAAATGTGGACTCTCCTGAAAAATTCATTGTTAGTCCTGAAAGTGGTGAAATCACTGTGAAGGCTAAATTGGATTATGAAGAAAGCAATGCATATGAATTACGAGTACAAGCAACAGACCAGGGCGCTTCCCCTCGCAGTGGTTATTCTAAAGTGCTGGTGGAGGTTGTCGATGTCAATGACAATGCACCAGAAATCTCTATAACTTCACTAATGAGTCCAGTAAAGGAAAGTGCTGAAATTGGAACAGTTGTTGCATTGGTGACTGTGACTGATAAAGATGGAGGGCAAAATGGCCTTACCACTTGTCAAATTAAAGACTCAGTCCCTTTTACATTAACGTCAAATTACAAAAACTATTATTCTCTGATAGTTGACGGTCTCCTTGACAGAGAGATTGTGTCACAGTACAATGTAACCATCACTGCCACCGACGAAGGTAGTccacctctttctagcacagcTGTAATTACTGTGCAAGTTTCAGATATTAATGACAACGCGCCTCGTTTCCCAGAAGGCAATATAAATATTTACATTAAGGAGAATAGTAAAGTGGGAGATATTATTACAACAACAAGTGCACAGGATGCAGACACAAATGAAAATGCTAAAGTGACTTATTCATTAATGGATACTTATCCGAAAGGTTTTCCAATTTCATCAGTTGTAAACATCAACTCAGAGACTGGAGATATAGTCAGCCTGCAGTCTTTTAACTACGAGGAGTTAAAAACGTTTCAGTTTAAAGTTCAGGCCACAGACTCTGGTGTTCCTCCGCTCAGCAGCAACGTGACTGTGAACGTTTTAATCCTGgatgaaaatgacaataatccaACAATTCTGGCGCCCTACTCTGAGCACGGCTCCGTTAACAGTGAGAGCATCCCCTATTCTGCTGAAGCGGGATACTTTGTGGCAAAGATCAGGGCTGTAGACGCAGACTCTGGATACAATGCGCTGCTTTCTTATCACCTGTCTGAGCCCAAAGGAAACAACCTCTTCCGGATCGGAACCAGCACCGGAGAAATCAGGACTAAGAGGAGAATGAGTGACAATGACCTGAAAACTCACCCCTTGGTGGTGTTGGTTTCTGATAACGGAGAACCCTCCCTGTCAGCTACTGTGTCTATTGATGTGGTGGTGGTtgaaagcacagctgacatcCAGACTCAGTTCAGACACGTGCCCATAAAGGAGGAGAGCTTCTCTGATTTAAACCTGTATCTGCTGATCGCCATCGTGTCGGTGTCAGTGATCTTTCTGCTGAGTCTCATCAGTTTAATAGCTGTCAGATGCCACAGGACAGACGGCAGTTTCAGCAGGTACAGCGCCCCAATGATCACCACCCACCCTGACGGGAGCTGGTCTTACTCTAAATCTACTCAGCAGTATGACGTGTGTTTCAGCTCAGACACGCTGAAGAGTGACGTAGTGGTTTTCCCCGCACCGTTTCCGCCTGTAGATACTGAGCTGATCAGTATAAACGGAGGAGACACTTTTACCAGAACTCAGACTTTACCCAGCACAGACAAGGTATGGTTCTTCACTGAAGCGCTTTCAGTTTGCAATTGA